ATCATCGTGTTGTGTTTACCGGTGGGCCGGGGGCGGGCAAAACCTCCGTTATCGAATATCTCAATAACTTAGGTTACCCAAGTGCCCCCGAAGTGGGGCGAAAAGTCATCCAAGCACAAGTGCAAGCTCAAGGTAGCGCGTTACCTTGGTTGGACAAATTGGCCTTTCGCGACCAAATGGTGGCTGAAGAAATCAAAAACTATGACGACTTTGGGCATGCGGTAACCACTTTTTATGATAGAAGCATTATTGACTGCTATGGCTACAGTAAGCTTGAAAACTTACCCATTTCGACGCTTTTATCCACGAAATGTTGTGAGTTGAGTTATGACCGTAAGGTGTTTATTTTCCCGCCGTGGGAATTGATCTATAAAAATGATCGAGAGCGAAAGCAAGATTTTAAAGAAGCCGTTGC
This Vibrio navarrensis DNA region includes the following protein-coding sequences:
- a CDS encoding AAA family ATPase — translated: MNHRVVFTGGPGAGKTSVIEYLNNLGYPSAPEVGRKVIQAQVQAQGSALPWLDKLAFRDQMVAEEIKNYDDFGHAVTTFYDRSIIDCYGYSKLENLPISTLLSTKCCELSYDRKVFIFPPWELIYKNDRERKQDFKEAVATYREMVSAYTQFGYDLLEVPMVSVRERAEFILNNLSL